AGGAGGGGAATCTTGCCAAAACCAGTATCTCTGCAATATTTCCTTTAGAATTGCTTAGTGCATTCTGCCTGAGAACTACAGAACTAGCAGCTAGCATTTAACTCTGGTAAGTCATTGCAACATCTCAATGAGATATATACTAAAGTCCTCACAGACAATAAATTAGTCTGGTAGGTTGACTCAAAAATGTTATATGGGCTTGACACACCTTTTGCACTTAATTTGAATACTTCTAATAATGTTTGCACTTTTCATTCACGTATGGCTTTATCTCCTCATATATGGTGAGAGAAATGTTCATAAGACTTTAGGAACATAAAATTGAGAAGGCAGGGTATATATTTTCAACAGGTGCTTTGTGACAGAtcgtttttttttattaatatgctGACAATATATATTGTGTAGCTGATTTTAGGTTGACTAAGTTATCACAGTTAGGTTTGATGTGCTCTTCAGAAAATCTGACATATTATATTGAAACAAATCCTTAATATAATGATCAAAGTTCTCTAACCCAAATTTTAGACAGTGGTAATAATTGCCAAAAGCTATTTATCTGTGATCTTCACGTTTTTAAAGACCCTACACCTCAGGTTCGGAATGCTGTTCCTTGCTCACACTATtagttatattgttatattaccCAACACAGCAGAGCCTAATTATTTTGCAAACATTCTTACTTTGCTAAAACATAATGGGAATAACATAATGGTAAACAGCTTTaggtatgtttttttaaatagatggACACTGTAACATAAAACAGATGACAATGCATTTGACAaatttctttttcctgttttgacaGACCAATTTGTCAACTGTGCTCTAAAAGAGGAAGCTGAAGGCACATTCACAATTCTCACTTATATCTGTGAAAAGACAGAGCTGCTTCTgaatttaatattcattaatacCATGCAATCCAATGACAGTCATCACTGTGGGCAAGTCCCCCAGACCCTGGTAGCCACATTCCTCCCTCCTATCCTCATCATTGAGCTCCTGCTGGGGCTGCCAGGGAATCTCATGGCACTGTATGTCTTCTGCCGCCACTTTCAGTGTTGGAGACCCACcatcctgtttctctttaaCCTGGTCCTGGCTGACTTCCTGCTCCTGGTGAGCTTGCCTTTCCGGATTGACAATCTGCTTCGTGGTGAGAACTGGGTGTTTGGTGATGCTTGGTGCCGTATCAACCTCTTCATGCTTGCGGTGAATCGATCAGGAAGCATTGCCTTCATGACGGCTGTGGCTCTGGATCGGTACTTTAAGGTTGTCCATCCACATCATAAAGTGAACTCTATGAACTCACACCAAGCTGCTGGGGTTGCTTTCTTTATTTGGACTGTGGTGAGTGCACTGCGGCTTCCTCTTTTGACTAACAATCTTCTAAGCATGGTGGAGAACAATGGAACAAATATTTCAATCTGTCGGAGCTTCAGCTCCTACAAGAACCCATCAGTGGGTATCAAGCTCCATTACAATGTTTATATTGCTGAgttcttcctccctctgctacTTCTACTCTTCTGCTCATTCCGAATCTCCTGTGTCCTACGCCGGCGCCACATGGACAAGGAGAAGAAGGTGCGACGGGCCATTCGCACAGTCCTGGTAATTGTTGGGGTCttcatcatttgttttttccctgGCATTGCCACAGGACTGACTGCAATGTATCTGACAAAAATGGGCAAGGAATACTGTAATGGTTACATACTAAACAGTCAGCTGTTCAGCCTGTCCATCGGGTTTACATACCTGAACAGTGCACTGGATCCCGTCATTTACCTCTTCTCCAGCTCCATGTTCCGAAATACAGTAAGGAAGGCTATCAATCGGACTGGACTGGTGCAACTAAACCTCAGTCGTCGTGGCAGCACTACAAGTGGAAGTGATTTCTGAAGAGACATCAAAATTGACCTAATAATAGGCAATGCCTGAATAATTACCTATAACATGTAACTCCtacttaaatacatttacagttgCTATAGATTCGGTTTGccagattttaaaatgatcacgACTTTACACTTTAAAAGTAGTCTAGTCCACAAGCCATttgcaaacattttgttttttgtatgctgatttttaaaaaataaacatttgtaaacaaGCATTTAAGATAATTGGCAAGCAGCAAAGAAAAATGGTTTACTTGGACTTGTTAGCCAACTGTCTTGCTAGTTATCTATAATAGACATAAAGTCATAGTAAAATccataagtaatatataatggatattattttctgatttatttgcTGCAAGAAAGaagtgtttgtgtagttttaACACCCTGTAATATCACAGTGAAAAATCTTTCCAGCCATGACGGAATCCTGCTGTTTTCCTCGTGGTGCTGTGCCAATAAGCTAGGCATTTAGATACAACATAATACTTCAACTGTATTTAATTTGAAGTAATTCTTTTGCAATTTTGATGTATGTGTCTAAAATAGGGGTGggacttgatttaaaaaaattaatctaattaattagaagctttgtaattaatgAATCGAaatgaatcacattttaatcacatttcaatatttaacatgagaaatattaatttaagtTTGGATGATGAATGAATCAGTGAACATAAGCTTAAACTTCAAaatcttgtttgttttcccaCCAGTCTACTACACAGACCAATAGATGagtgcagaaaacacagagcaaacagttTTCAGAACACTGGAAATTCTGACCAAAAATGCCAAAGTACTGATTGACTTCAACTGCtcccattataaataaaataaaatagataaaatattgTCTACCATCATCTAAAATGGTATTAAAAAACATCCTCTGATTGACTTCAGTTCTTATTCTTCCAATATCCTGAGCAAAACTCCcaaaattaaacaacaacatAGAGCATGTCAATCTGATCAACATTTAGTTAAATCAGTAACACAAACCCATTGGCCTTATGATAACATCTACTGCTTCCTCAGCCAGTTACTGAGCCAGTTACTGAGACAAACTAACATTTTCAATGCTGCCCTCTTCTTCTGAACTATGTTACCAGCAAGTGAGAAAAGTATCTCACAAGGAACAGACATGGCAGGACTGGggagaaaaattaataaaaaataagcaattaatgtttaaatgtccTAGTCTCGTcccaatggtgtgcatgtgtctgagacccatcctgcaagagaacgtccattaaacGCAGCAAAGAAgcagttggctagggtggaagCGTGGTGGGATACAGGAGGGCACTTCAGGGAATGGTTGGAGTAGCCAAGGCAGCTGATATGGGTAagggctcagtaacatcatgacaacaggggtaggtgtacctcgatAAGGAGAGACTAGATTAGGCGTGTCCaagtatgagggtgtgtaaattagggaactataatgtgcaatgatggactctggcagatctagctatggcagcacagctaaaatgaAAGTGCTAGAAGGAAACACAGATTATATACGTTGTGACAGATATAGGGAGGAAGTGAGATGCAAGTACAGGTTTGGAAAGGCTTTATACTCCAtaggcaaaataaataaaggagcacagcagtgagctGGCCAAACAGACAGTGCTGGCAGTAGACCTTGGGGCATTTACGATAGAACAGAGCAGCAATAGTATTCAGGATGTCATAGTACACAGTAGCAAAGAATAATACACAGCACTGGTTAAGCATTCCTGTGCGCTCAAataagggaaaaacaaaaaggcaaagaaGCCATAGGTAATCAATAATTGGGATTGGGAATGGggaaggtgcagtgtgtgtgtttgtgtgaggcaGGGGACATGTCCCTCAGGCCGGGTGCACCACATGATGTGGTTTTGGATATGTAGCTTAATTTGTGTCTCTTGAAAGAAAGTAGACATGTCACACTTTCTCATTGTTTATTACTCAGGGTACAAGAAACCTTAGTCCTTCGTCTTACAATGCTGAATACATGGGCCATAAAATCCTTTTAAATCAATATAAAAAGCTTAGTATGTTTAGGGTGACCTGTGTATTGCAGTGTATTGCAGTTGTGGGGTATTTGACAATGCCTGTAAAGAATAACCTCAATCTGTGGAGATGTCTACAGGTAATAAGGcataatttgtttaattaaaattatgatGAACAATGCAACAGGATCTATTAAGTACCAGTTTggatgaattttaaaaaagttgcATTTGTCAGCTTAAGTGCTGTGTTGCAGACCAGCAGTTCTCTCCTTTGGGTTATGGGACAAAGAGTTTATTTTGGAAAGTAATTTTCTCACACTTTTTATGCAAGAACAGCTTGCAAAGTACAGACGGTTAAACAAGGGTGCCTTAATCTGTCAACAGAGGTACTTTTGGGATTGCCCAGCAAAATGTCCAAAGCATTCCTACTACAATAAACTCTTAATACTtatgcacacatttattttgtttatacaCATAGCATTAAGTAATATTGTCTTGCAATAGAACCACACAGTTGAGAGAACATGGCCCAAAGTAAATAACCAGGTTAATTACCCAATCAAGGAGGCCAGTTAATGGACAACAATGAATTGAACATGAAAGATAATGTGACCAGTCGTTGTGTATCCATCCGTTCTGGCCATATAGCACATCTTGGACTCACCAGAGTAGTTCAGGCATGCAACACATAGGATTCCAGGTGAGAGAGTTCAGTCAagcattgttttattattttattattttgataaagctaaaaataaatgttaaaaaatctATAATGTTACATCAAGCTTACTATTAAAATCCTGCATTTCAAGGAAATTAATATCAAATGTTTTAGCCAGATATGGCTGCCAAATTAAACTTTCAGAAGACCTCTTATCAGATGCCTCAGTCACAGAAAATCAGTACCAATGGTAAATAGTGTCTTCACTGATGAGATTATTTGCTATAGACACTTTTCCCCTCAGACACAGAATACACAGTAAGGCAGTTTGGGAAGTActacacaaacatgttttatttgctaGACAGCACTGTAAAGTATccatataaacatttacaagatGCATTGAAACTGCTGACAGACACAAtttgaaagaaaatcaaaatgtaGTAAACTGAAAAATGACCCATTGGAACAATATGGACAGTATCCAGCAGTGAATACGCATATACAGTTTCTATTTGTTAtctttatttgcatgcatgtgtgtcagtgtgattGGTCATCCTACATATGACTTCATATCCTTCATAAAGCCATACCAAATAAGTTTAACCTTATAgttgtcatggaatgctccgccccccatgagtcacgtggtacggccggCCGCATGCAGGGGAAGTCACATGCGTGTTTATAACCACGCCctccgggattgcacacacctgcataggGTTTACTATTGTATGTTtctctgtctatttaaatccctctcagtgtgtgcacctttgttgATCATTGCTGCTACCCAAGTGTTAATGTTGATCTTTGTGAGACCCGCTGCAGCCATagtgttggtttgtgtagttactgttaatgtgtatacgttcttcgtttaatgttaattgtatTGTCACGTTCACGGTAgacgttatatgtgagtgccacctttgtcgtctgtgttttatgttaataaacgtttttttgtgaaaaacaaaatttgtctCAGTCTCAAAATCTTTGGCCTCCACTATACCTTTGAAAGAATCTGGGTGATACACTCACTCTTGTTGGACTGACAGTCACACACGTAGCAGGTAGTCACTGAAAAGTAAATTGATTTAGGCTGCTGTGGATGACTACACTCCCACTTGATCCTGGCTCCATGGTATTCACACCATGCATTGCATGATGGTGTTCAGTTGTGACACTTAGAAAACTGAAATACCCACCATTCTATGGAAAATGGAAGTACTATGCTGCCTTCAAGTTGTGTTGGATATACTGTATTTACAAGCAGACATGAACACCACCACAATGTCATATTTACTAGTGGGAAACTCGTTAAGGCCTGACTTTCTGAACTGGGGGTTGTCAGTAACAAAACATCATGATGGCTGCCAGTATGGATGCTGCTCTTACAGTACATGGTAAAAGTTTAAAGTTTATTAGCAGTAGTTTTGCATGTTAGCTGTACCGTTCAAGttgtatattttgtgtgcaCAACTTGCACTTATGTTGATGAGGAATAACAGCAAAGCTAATCAGAAGAACCCAGTAAGTCTTGTCTCATGCACAGATATTGATTTTCTGCACagatatttttgtgttgtttatgtaCATTCATCTACCTGATCCAATACAGTCAGTATATTAAGAAGCTGCATCACATATAAATAATTGATTGGTGGCCCCTATCATATGCtttgtttacttacttttgTAACTGATATTTTTTTATGCTGTATTGTGCAATATTTGCAGCAAACTATCAACCTCATTCTTTCTTCTGTCCGGACTACTTTTGATACAAAAATGCCTCCGTCTATCACTGGCTCAGCTCTTGTTGGTCCTTACACTCCTCCTCAACACTTGTCTTTACCAGAGAAGACTCTTCCTAATTGACTCGATCCGTGAGCACCTGACTAGCAGTGATGCAGATCTGCCAAAATCTATGGCTGAGTTGGGAGCTAGAGTGCGAATGGCATGTAGCCAAAAAGGCCCTTTTGGATGGGAATAGCACAAAAGCTAATAGTTTCATTTACAGTTTGTTCAGGCAAAAGTTGCAAGACAGTTGGCAACCATAGAGGGTGCTTTcaaaaaaacatcaacagatCAACAGGCAGAGGTGTCATGAAATTTGAACTCTACAATGAAATGGAAGCTCTGATTGGAGGAAAACATGATACTGACCTTTAGTCAAGGCACTTTAAGGGTTGTGGAAATCAAGAGGTGTCCAGGAAGTATCTTTCTTTAACAAATTACTGTCATGTGTAAAGTTAAATTTAACACTGTCTACTGTCTCATATTTACAACAAACACTAATCACAGAGCAAAGCATTAGTAATTACTCTTCTACTTTTTAGGCTTAAGCAAATCTGTATTTTCCTTATTTCTTCTCTCCCTAGAATTTGTATATTAATTTGTAGAGTACTGCCAGATTGTAAGGAGTAAGCACTTAATCTTTTCACGATACTCCTGTGTAAGTGTAACATGGCAATAAAACTGattcagttacatttatgaATTCATTTAATGGTCAGAAGTTGAACACTTGCCAACTGCACTTGAGTAGATATAATGCAGACTGCTTTTCAAAGTGTGCactgattttaaatgtgttttactgttgGTCATTGGCTCCTATGATGTGTTTTCTAATCAGATTGGAAAGCGTACTTCCTTAGCATGCCATCTCAATCTAAGTGTGTTTCTTAGACTTTGATGTAAAACATAATCAAAGCTGGGTTGTTTCAATCATGGGCAGTGTGTGGAAGTCTACAGAAGTTCATCCTTTCAGAAGTTCAGCCTTTCTTGATATAAGTTTTTCACTTTGCTCCTTACCATGAGTGGGGTGATGGAACACTGCCTTGAAGGTGGATAAGAACAAGTAATAGGTTTCCACTTCAGGTCTTCTCCTCTCCCATACTACAGTGGCCCACTGTAAGGGTTATTCCACTTGGAAAGAAATGACTGTGGCTGCCTTTCTGACGTCAGGCATAGAGGTGGTGTAGTGATGGTTAAAAAAGAGTTCATGATGAAGGGGAAAACACGTTATGATTTCATGGGGTTTCTTTCAACTTCCCTGGAAAGGTGAATCGCGTCTCTGGATCAAAGTACTCAGCCACTGGAGTGGGAGACTCCAGTTAGCTGAGATGTGGGGAGGTGTTTGAGCAAATTTACAGACATGGTCTCACTCAGCTCCCGAAGCTATAGGCGGTGGTTGCTGAGGAGTATTCCTTGTTCAAAGACATCAACTGCAAGGTTATTTGGTTTCTCACTCTTTACAGTTTATCCATATATTGATAATGTCTTCCATCACATCATGAAGGAGTTAAAATTGCAGATACCTTGAATAACAAGATTAGGCAAACACAAGGtcaacaaaacaggcaaagatTGCTGATCAGCAAACAGATCCAGGAAAATGTGTCAAGAATGTTGACACCTAGGAATTTAAAGCTGGATACTTTTTCCACTGGCTTGAGGTATGATCAGGCCCACAGAAAAAGTTCCAAAGGGCATAGAGAAGTGGGCTGATAACAGATCTCTGGTGTGCTGGTGCTCAGGGTAGTGGAGAAGTGACCCTTTCCTGGGCCAGGAAATCTGTTCCATTCACAGATGGTTGTATTTAGTCTTAAGAAGAGGATTTTATGGAATAATTTGTTAGGGGCAGATAGGTTAAATACCAAACTGTAATCAATGAACAAtaagtgcttttgtttttgaagtgatTCAGAactgtgtatttacatttacagcatttggctgacacttttatccaaagcaacagttataactgaacacaacttgagtaattgagggttaagggccttgctcaagagCCCAACAGTGTCAACTCAgaagtggtgggacttgaacaggcaatcttctgattacaaatcaattATCTTAACCACTGTCATGGACTGTGGTACACCACATTTAGAGTGATGTACTGAATGGTGTTGATGCGGACCTCAGTTGAGCTGCTTGTCCTGTAGGCAATCTGATGCTTGTCTGTGGTTGTCTATGGTGTCATCTGATGATCATTTGTAAGTTTtagactaaataaatatttgttgcaCTGTATTGTCTTAGTTTTCAATCGTGTACTGTGTGCTCTTTACTTGCACTGTAAACTCaagctgtgttgtgtgtcacACTGAGACCCTGGAGGAACTTATATTTTTTCAGGATGCAATTATATATGGATGATATATCATTGCAGTCATGTGTCTTTTGAGTAATCTAAATGAATAAGTATTTTGACATAGAATACTTAGCTTACTTTTAACCAACTcaatcagacagagagacaaaaacacaaaaatgtataaagaaaaaGTGCAGGGAAGTGTTTATGTTTCTTAAGTGTATTGCAAAACTGCTTATGGTTTCCTGTTCCAGGGTGATGTCATTAGAGGGCAGGATGCATAAACCTGATCTCTTGATCAGGTTTATGCATCCTGATGAGGAATGCATAACAAAGCTAATCAGAAGAACCCAGTAAGTCTTGTCTCATGCACagatatttttgtgttgtttatgtaCATTCATCCACCTGATCCAATACAGTCAGTATATTAAGAAGCTGCATCACATATAAATAATTGATTGGTGGCCCCTATCATATGCtttgtttacttacttttgTAACTGATATTTTTTTATGCTGTATTGTGCAATATTTGCAGCAAACTATCAACCTCATTCTTTCTTCTGTCCGGACTACTTTTGATACAAAAATGCCTCCGTCTATCACTGGCTCAGCTCTTGTTGGTCCTTACACTCCTCCTCAACACTTGTCTTTACCAGAGAAGACTCTTCCTAATTGACTCGATCCGTGAGCACCTGACTAGCAGTGATGCAGATCTGCCAAAATCTATGGCTGAGTTGGGAGCTAGAGTGCGAATGGCATGTAGCCAAAAAGGCCCTTTTGGATGGGAATAGCACAAAAGCTAATAGTTTCATTTACAGTTTGTTCAGGCAAAAGTTGCAAGACAGTTGGCAACCATAGAGGGTGCTTTcaaaaaaacatcaacagatCAACAGGCAGAGGTGTCATGAAATTTGAACTCTACAATGAAATGGAAGCTCTGATTGGAGGAAAACATGATACTGACCTTTAGTCAAGGCACTTTAAGGGTTGTGGAAATCAAGAGGTGTCCAGGAAGTATCTTTCTTTAACAAATTACTGTCATGTGTAAAGTTAAATTTAACACTGTCTACTGTCTCATATTTACAACAAACACTAATCACAGAGCAAAGCATTAGTAATTACTCTTCTACTTTTTAGGCTTAAGCAAATCTGTATTTTCCTTATTTCTTCTCTCCCTAGAATTTGTATATTAATTTGTAGTGTACTGCCAGATTGTAAGGAGTAAGCACTTAATCTTTTCACGATACTCCTGTGTAAGTGTAACATGGCAATAAAACTGattcagttacatttatgaATTCATTTAATGGTCAGAAGTTGAACACTTGCCAACTGCACTTGATTAGATATAATGCAGACTGCTTTTCAAAGTGTGCactgattttaaatgtgttttactgttgGTCATTGACTCCTATGATGTGTTTTCTAATCAGATTGGAAAGCTTACTTCCTTAGCATGCCATCTCAATCTAAGTGTGTTTCTTAGACTTTGATGTAAAACATAATCAAAGCTGGGTTGTTTCAATCATGGGCAGTGTGTGGAAGTCTACAGAAGTTCATCCTTTCAGAAGTTCAGCCTTTCTTGATATAAGTTTTTCACTTTGCTCCTTACCATGAGTGGGGTGATGGAACACTGCCTTGAAGGTGGATAAGAACAAGTAATAGGTTTCCACCTCAGGTCTTCTCCTCTCCCATACTACAGTGGCTGTGGCTGCCTTTCTGACGTCAGGCATAGAGGTGGTGTAGTAATGGTTAAAAAAGAGTTCATGATGAAGGGGAAAACACCTTATGATTTCATGGGGTTTCTTTCAACTTCCCTGGAAAGGTGAATCGTGTCTCTGGATCAAAGTACTCAGCCACTGGAGTGGGAGACTCCAGTTAGCTGAGATGTGGGGAGGTGTTTGAGcaaactgaacacaacttgagtaattgagggttaagggccttgctcaagagCCCAAAAGTGTCAACTCAgaagtggtgggacttgaacagGCAAttttctgattacaaatcaattATCTTAACCACTGTCATGGACTGTGGTACACCACATTTAGAGTGATGTACTGAATGGTGTTGATGCTGACCTCAGTT
This region of Electrophorus electricus isolate fEleEle1 chromosome 11, fEleEle1.pri, whole genome shotgun sequence genomic DNA includes:
- the hcar1-3 gene encoding hydroxycarboxylic acid receptor 2; amino-acid sequence: MQSNDSHHCGQVPQTLVATFLPPILIIELLLGLPGNLMALYVFCRHFQCWRPTILFLFNLVLADFLLLVSLPFRIDNLLRGENWVFGDAWCRINLFMLAVNRSGSIAFMTAVALDRYFKVVHPHHKVNSMNSHQAAGVAFFIWTVVSALRLPLLTNNLLSMVENNGTNISICRSFSSYKNPSVGIKLHYNVYIAEFFLPLLLLLFCSFRISCVLRRRHMDKEKKVRRAIRTVLVIVGVFIICFFPGIATGLTAMYLTKMGKEYCNGYILNSQLFSLSIGFTYLNSALDPVIYLFSSSMFRNTVRKAINRTGLVQLNLSRRGSTTSGSDF